In one window of Skermanella rosea DNA:
- a CDS encoding acyl-CoA dehydrogenase family protein has protein sequence MTSVAVKLDPAPSKALLLDDLLPLCAEALPAAERLVESARASVLGIVTAPGGKIDADLLEANQTAAHGYAWMATYVEGLRQMLGWATRLDAAGELGELEALMLQAAFGEYLAQLVGGVPLSQVEIVRPGDLGVSAEALAEYRTGAVATLIDQGAAAPVRLRIAELVADHHSFGKLALEDETLDMVRDQFSRFAADMVVPHAHGWHERDELIPLEVVEQMAELGVFGLTVPEEFGGLGMGKTAMCVVSEVLSQAYIGVGSLGTRSEIAAELIRLGGTQEQKEKWLPKLASGEILPTAVFTEPNTGSDLGSLRTRAMREGDTYKVMGNKTWITHAARSDLMTLLVRTDPNTTDYRGLSMLLAEKPRGTVEDPFPAEGMTGGEIEVLGYRGMKEYEIGFDGFEVPAENLLGGVEGQGFKQLMETFESARIQTAARATGVAQNAMELGLQYATDRVQFGKPLIKFPRVAAKIGWMAVETMLVRQLTYFAAREKDQDRRCDIEAGMAKLLAARVAWSNADNALQIHGGNGYATEYQISRVLCDARILNIFEGAAEIQAQVIARGLLGRRN, from the coding sequence ATGACCAGCGTCGCCGTCAAGCTCGATCCCGCCCCGTCCAAAGCGTTGCTGCTCGACGATCTGCTGCCGCTCTGCGCCGAGGCCCTGCCCGCCGCGGAACGGCTGGTGGAGAGTGCTCGCGCATCGGTGCTGGGGATCGTCACCGCCCCCGGCGGCAAGATCGACGCCGACCTGCTGGAAGCGAATCAGACCGCGGCCCATGGCTATGCCTGGATGGCCACATATGTCGAGGGCCTGCGCCAGATGCTCGGCTGGGCGACCCGCCTGGATGCTGCCGGCGAGCTGGGCGAACTGGAAGCGCTGATGCTCCAGGCGGCCTTCGGGGAATACCTGGCGCAGCTGGTCGGCGGCGTTCCGCTGAGCCAGGTCGAGATCGTCCGCCCCGGCGACCTGGGCGTCTCGGCCGAGGCGCTGGCCGAGTACCGCACCGGCGCCGTCGCGACGCTGATCGACCAGGGTGCCGCGGCCCCGGTGCGGCTGCGCATCGCCGAACTGGTTGCCGACCACCACAGCTTCGGCAAGCTGGCGCTGGAGGACGAGACGCTGGACATGGTGCGCGACCAGTTCAGCCGATTCGCCGCCGACATGGTCGTGCCGCACGCCCACGGCTGGCACGAGCGCGACGAGCTGATCCCGCTGGAAGTGGTCGAGCAGATGGCCGAGCTGGGCGTCTTCGGCCTGACCGTGCCGGAGGAGTTCGGCGGCCTGGGCATGGGCAAGACCGCCATGTGCGTGGTGTCGGAAGTGCTGAGCCAGGCCTATATCGGCGTCGGCTCGCTGGGCACCCGGTCGGAGATCGCGGCCGAGCTGATCCGGCTGGGCGGCACCCAGGAGCAGAAGGAGAAGTGGCTGCCCAAGCTGGCCAGCGGCGAGATCCTGCCGACCGCCGTCTTCACCGAGCCGAACACCGGGTCGGACCTGGGATCGCTGCGCACCCGCGCGATGCGTGAGGGCGACACCTATAAGGTGATGGGCAACAAGACCTGGATCACCCACGCCGCGCGCAGCGACCTTATGACGCTGCTGGTCCGCACCGACCCGAACACAACGGATTACCGAGGTTTGTCGATGCTGCTGGCCGAGAAGCCGCGCGGCACGGTGGAGGATCCGTTCCCCGCCGAGGGCATGACCGGCGGCGAGATCGAGGTGCTGGGCTATCGCGGCATGAAGGAGTACGAGATCGGCTTCGACGGCTTCGAGGTCCCGGCGGAGAACCTGCTGGGCGGCGTCGAGGGCCAGGGCTTCAAGCAGCTGATGGAGACCTTCGAGAGCGCCCGCATCCAGACCGCCGCGCGCGCCACCGGCGTCGCGCAGAACGCCATGGAGCTGGGGCTCCAGTACGCCACCGACCGGGTGCAGTTCGGCAAGCCGCTGATCAAGTTCCCCCGGGTCGCGGCCAAGATCGGCTGGATGGCGGTCGAGACCATGCTGGTCCGGCAGCTCACATACTTCGCCGCGCGCGAGAAGGACCAGGACCGCCGCTGCGACATCGAGGCCGGCATGGCGAAGCTGCTGGCCGCCCGCGTCGCCTGGTCGAACGCCGACAACGCGCTGCAGATCCACGGCGGCAACGGCTACGCGACCGAGTACCAGATCAGCCGCGTGCTGTGCGACGCCCGCATCCTCAACATCTTCGAGGGTGCGGCGGAGATCCAGGCCCAGGTGATCGCGCGCGGCCTGCTCGGCCGGCGGAACTGA
- a CDS encoding twin transmembrane helix small protein — MSGILTFLLVVAMLAVLGALFVGLFAMVRGGEFNDKYGNRMMRLRVILQGVALVLFVLVVIASSA; from the coding sequence ATGAGCGGAATTCTGACATTTCTCCTGGTCGTGGCGATGCTCGCCGTCCTCGGCGCGCTGTTCGTCGGTCTGTTCGCCATGGTCCGTGGCGGCGAGTTCAACGACAAGTACGGCAACCGCATGATGCGGCTGCGCGTGATCCTCCAGGGGGTCGCCCTGGTGCTTTTCGTCCTCGTCGTCATCGCCTCGTCGGCCTGA
- a CDS encoding cob(I)yrinic acid a,c-diamide adenosyltransferase encodes MVQLTRIYTRGGDKGQTSLGDGKRVAKHDLRVASYGTVDEANSVIGLARLSTADDPGIDAMLSRIQNDLFDLGADLCTPEQENPAYPPLRIAEAQVERLEREIDAMNAELSPLKSFVLPGGTPAAAHLHLARTVARRAERLMTELAEHEPVGGPALKYINRLSDHLFVLSRYVNDKGALDVLWVPGANR; translated from the coding sequence ATGGTGCAGCTGACGCGGATCTATACCCGAGGCGGCGACAAGGGACAGACCTCCCTCGGCGACGGCAAGCGCGTCGCCAAGCATGACCTGCGCGTCGCGTCCTACGGCACGGTGGACGAGGCGAACAGCGTGATCGGGCTGGCGCGCCTGTCCACGGCCGACGATCCCGGGATCGACGCCATGCTGTCGCGAATCCAGAACGATCTGTTCGACCTCGGCGCCGACCTGTGCACGCCGGAGCAGGAGAATCCGGCCTACCCGCCGCTGCGCATCGCCGAAGCGCAGGTGGAGCGGCTGGAGCGCGAGATCGACGCCATGAACGCGGAACTCAGTCCGCTCAAAAGCTTCGTCCTGCCCGGCGGCACGCCCGCCGCGGCGCACCTGCACCTCGCCCGCACCGTCGCGCGGCGGGCGGAGCGGCTGATGACGGAACTGGCGGAGCACGAGCCCGTGGGCGGGCCGGCGTTGAAATACATCAACCGGCTGTCGGATCACCTCTTCGTCCTCAGCCGTTATGTGAACGACAAAGGCGCGCTTGACGTACTGTGGGTGCCGGGCGCCAACCGCTGA
- a CDS encoding electron transfer flavoprotein subunit beta/FixA family protein, giving the protein MKVLVPVKRVVDYNVKIRVKADGSGVETANVKMSMNPFDEIAVEEAVRLKESKAATEVIAVSLGVQACQETLRTALAMGADRAIHVLTDADLQPLAVAKALKAVVEKEQPQLVIMGKQAIDDDANQTGQMLAALLGWAQGTFASKVVPGGETVTVTREVDGGLETVELKLPAVVTTDLRLNEPRYASLPNIMKAKKKPIETVSPADLGVDPAPRLKTLKVVEPPKRSAGVKVKTVQELVDKLKNEAKVI; this is encoded by the coding sequence ATGAAAGTCCTCGTCCCGGTTAAGCGGGTGGTCGACTATAACGTGAAGATCCGCGTCAAAGCGGACGGCTCGGGAGTCGAGACTGCCAACGTTAAGATGTCGATGAACCCGTTTGATGAAATCGCGGTTGAAGAAGCGGTTCGTCTCAAGGAATCGAAGGCGGCGACCGAAGTGATCGCCGTCAGCCTGGGTGTCCAGGCCTGCCAGGAAACCCTGCGCACCGCGCTCGCGATGGGGGCCGACCGGGCCATCCATGTGCTGACCGATGCCGACCTGCAGCCGCTGGCCGTCGCCAAGGCGCTCAAGGCCGTCGTCGAGAAGGAACAGCCGCAGCTGGTCATCATGGGCAAGCAGGCGATCGACGACGACGCCAACCAGACCGGCCAGATGCTGGCGGCCCTGCTCGGCTGGGCCCAGGGGACTTTCGCATCCAAGGTGGTGCCCGGCGGCGAGACCGTGACCGTGACCCGCGAAGTGGACGGCGGCCTGGAGACGGTCGAGCTGAAGCTGCCCGCGGTGGTGACGACCGACCTGCGCCTCAACGAGCCGCGCTATGCGTCGCTGCCGAACATCATGAAGGCGAAGAAGAAGCCGATCGAGACGGTTTCGCCGGCCGATCTCGGCGTCGATCCCGCACCGCGCCTGAAGACCCTGAAGGTCGTCGAGCCGCCCAAGCGCTCGGCCGGGGTCAAGGTCAAGACGGTGCAGGAACTGGTCGACAAGCTGAAGAACGAAGCCAAGGTGATCTGA
- a CDS encoding electron transfer flavoprotein subunit alpha/FixB family protein — protein sequence MSVLVIAENAEGAIKPATLNTVTAAAKLGGDVHVLVAGANAKGAAEAAAKIAGVSKVLVADAEPYAHGLAENVAPLIVDLAKGYSHVLAPATSFGKNVMPRVAALLDVAQISEIVGVNDADTFDRPIYAGNAIATVQSSDPIKVITVRGTAFDAAAAEGGSATIEDAAAGADAGLSRFVGQELSKSERPELTSAKTIVSGGRGMQSGENFHMLETLADKLGAAVGASRAAVDAGYVPNDYQVGQTGKIVAPELYIAVGISGAIQHLAGMKDSKVIVAINKDEEAPIFQVADYGLVGDLFKVVPELTEELDKVR from the coding sequence ATGAGCGTCCTCGTCATCGCGGAAAACGCCGAAGGCGCGATCAAGCCCGCCACCCTCAACACCGTGACCGCCGCCGCCAAGCTGGGCGGAGACGTCCACGTCCTGGTCGCCGGCGCGAACGCCAAGGGCGCCGCCGAAGCCGCCGCGAAGATCGCCGGCGTGTCGAAGGTGCTGGTCGCGGACGCCGAGCCCTACGCCCACGGACTGGCGGAGAACGTCGCACCGCTGATCGTCGACCTGGCGAAGGGCTACAGCCACGTGCTGGCCCCGGCGACGAGCTTCGGCAAGAACGTCATGCCGCGCGTCGCGGCCCTGCTCGACGTGGCCCAGATCTCCGAGATCGTGGGCGTGAACGACGCCGACACCTTCGACCGGCCGATCTATGCCGGCAATGCGATCGCGACCGTCCAGTCGTCCGATCCGATCAAGGTCATCACCGTGCGCGGCACGGCGTTCGACGCGGCGGCGGCCGAAGGCGGCAGCGCCACGATCGAGGATGCGGCGGCCGGTGCGGATGCAGGCCTGTCCAGGTTCGTCGGTCAGGAGCTGTCCAAGTCCGAGCGCCCGGAACTGACCAGCGCCAAGACGATCGTGTCGGGCGGCCGGGGCATGCAGTCCGGCGAGAATTTCCATATGCTGGAAACCCTGGCCGACAAGCTGGGCGCCGCGGTCGGCGCGAGCCGTGCGGCGGTGGATGCCGGCTACGTTCCCAACGACTACCAGGTCGGCCAGACCGGCAAGATCGTGGCACCCGAGCTCTACATTGCGGTCGGCATTTCCGGTGCCATCCAGCACCTGGCCGGGATGAAGGACTCCAAGGTCATCGTGGCCATAAACAAAGATGAGGAAGCGCCGATTTTCCAGGTCGCCGATTACGGCCTCGTGGGGGACCTGTTCAAGGTCGTTCCCGAGCTGACGGAGGAACTGGACAAGGTGCGATAA
- a CDS encoding 3-hydroxybutyryl-CoA dehydrogenase, whose product MIQKIGVIGAGQMGAGIAHVCAVSGFDVKLSDISADALNKAVSNIDRNLERQVAKGKVSEADRHMAVERITTGTDLAMFGDCDLVIEAATEAEEVKREIFKRLVPNLKADALIASNTSSISITRLAAVTDRPAKFMGMHFMNPVPVMQLVELIRGIATDEETFQAVRDLTQKLGKKAAVAEDFPAFIVNRILLPMINEAVYTLYEGVGSVEAIDTALKLGANHPMGPLELADFIGLDTCLAIMHVLYDGLADSKYRPCPLLVKYVEAGWVGRKAGRGFYDYSKEVPVPTR is encoded by the coding sequence ATGATTCAGAAGATCGGTGTCATCGGAGCCGGGCAGATGGGTGCGGGTATCGCCCATGTCTGCGCAGTGTCAGGCTTCGACGTCAAACTGTCCGACATCAGTGCCGATGCGCTGAACAAGGCGGTGAGCAATATCGACAGGAACCTGGAACGCCAGGTCGCCAAGGGCAAGGTGAGCGAAGCCGACCGGCACATGGCCGTCGAGCGCATCACCACCGGCACCGATCTGGCGATGTTCGGGGACTGCGACCTCGTCATCGAGGCGGCGACGGAAGCCGAGGAAGTCAAACGGGAAATCTTCAAGCGTCTGGTCCCCAACCTCAAGGCCGACGCGTTGATCGCGAGCAACACCTCGTCGATCTCGATCACGCGGCTTGCCGCGGTGACCGACCGGCCGGCCAAGTTCATGGGCATGCACTTCATGAACCCGGTGCCGGTGATGCAGCTCGTCGAGCTGATCCGCGGCATCGCGACCGACGAGGAGACGTTCCAGGCGGTCAGGGACCTGACGCAGAAGCTGGGCAAGAAGGCCGCCGTGGCGGAGGACTTCCCGGCCTTCATCGTCAACCGCATCCTGCTGCCGATGATCAACGAGGCGGTCTACACCCTCTACGAGGGCGTGGGCTCGGTCGAGGCGATCGACACCGCGCTGAAGCTGGGCGCCAACCACCCGATGGGGCCGCTGGAACTGGCGGACTTCATCGGCCTGGACACCTGCCTTGCGATCATGCACGTGCTCTATGACGGGTTGGCCGACAGCAAGTACCGTCCCTGCCCGCTGTTGGTGAAGTATGTCGAGGCCGGCTGGGTCGGTCGCAAGGCCGGCCGCGGCTTCTACGACTACAGCAAGGAAGTGCCGGTTCCGACGCGCTGA
- a CDS encoding electron transfer flavoprotein-ubiquinone oxidoreductase, with protein sequence MSREVMEYDVVIVGAGPSGLSAAIRLKQLASEQEHDVSVCILEKGSEVGAHLLSGAVLEPRALDELIPDWKDRGAPLNTPATEDHFLHLTETRSRRLKTPPQMNNHGNYIISLGEFGRWLAAQAEELGVEIYPGFAAAEVLYREDGSVKGVATGDMGIGKDGQKTDAYTPGMELHARQTLFAEGCRGSLAKGLMERFDLRKDCDPQTYGIGIKELWEIDPARHKEGLVVHTIGWPMDEKTYGGSWMYHMAGNQVSIGFVIGLDYENPHLSPFDEFQRFKLHPDIRKYLEGGRRISYGARALSEGGFQSIPKLTFPGGCLVGDSAGFLNVPKIKGNHTAMKSGMVCAEAVFDLLRSEAGGVEATAYPERLKESWLWAELYHVRNIRPSFRRGLWGGIAYSAFDTFVMRGKAPWTFHNHADHLQLKKASEMPKIQYPKPDGVLTFDRLSSVFISNTNHEENQPAHLTLKDPTIPIRINLPDYDAPEQRYCPAGVYEIVRDDSGANPRLQINAQNCVHCKTCDIKDPTQNINWVVPEGGGGPNYPNM encoded by the coding sequence ATGTCCCGAGAAGTAATGGAATACGACGTCGTGATCGTCGGGGCCGGGCCATCGGGCCTGAGTGCCGCGATCCGGCTGAAGCAGCTGGCATCGGAGCAGGAACACGACGTGTCGGTCTGCATCCTGGAGAAGGGCTCCGAGGTCGGCGCCCACCTGCTCTCCGGAGCCGTGCTGGAGCCGCGGGCGCTGGACGAGCTGATCCCGGACTGGAAGGACAGGGGGGCGCCGCTCAACACGCCGGCCACCGAGGACCACTTCCTCCACCTGACCGAGACGCGCTCGCGCCGGCTCAAGACGCCGCCGCAGATGAACAACCACGGCAACTACATCATCAGCCTCGGCGAGTTCGGCCGCTGGCTCGCGGCCCAGGCCGAGGAACTGGGCGTCGAGATCTATCCGGGCTTCGCGGCGGCCGAGGTGCTGTACCGCGAGGACGGCTCGGTCAAGGGTGTCGCCACCGGCGACATGGGCATCGGCAAGGACGGCCAGAAGACCGACGCCTACACGCCGGGCATGGAGCTGCACGCCCGCCAGACCCTCTTCGCCGAGGGCTGCCGCGGCTCGCTGGCCAAGGGGCTGATGGAGCGCTTCGACCTGCGCAAGGATTGCGACCCGCAGACCTACGGCATCGGCATCAAGGAGCTGTGGGAGATCGATCCGGCCAGGCACAAGGAAGGCCTGGTGGTCCACACCATCGGCTGGCCGATGGACGAGAAGACCTATGGCGGCTCGTGGATGTACCACATGGCGGGCAACCAGGTCTCGATCGGCTTCGTCATCGGGCTGGACTACGAGAACCCGCACCTGTCGCCGTTCGACGAGTTCCAGCGCTTCAAGCTGCACCCCGACATCCGCAAGTACCTGGAGGGCGGGCGGCGGATCTCCTACGGCGCGCGGGCGCTGAGCGAGGGCGGCTTCCAGTCGATCCCGAAGCTGACCTTCCCGGGCGGCTGCCTGGTCGGCGACAGCGCGGGCTTCCTCAACGTGCCGAAGATCAAGGGCAACCACACCGCGATGAAGAGCGGCATGGTGTGCGCCGAGGCGGTGTTCGACCTGCTGAGGTCGGAGGCCGGCGGGGTCGAGGCGACGGCCTATCCGGAGCGGCTGAAGGAAAGCTGGCTGTGGGCGGAGCTGTACCACGTCCGCAACATCCGGCCGTCGTTCCGGCGGGGGCTGTGGGGCGGGATCGCGTACTCGGCGTTCGACACGTTCGTGATGCGGGGCAAGGCGCCGTGGACGTTCCACAACCACGCCGACCATCTCCAGCTGAAGAAGGCGAGCGAGATGCCGAAGATCCAGTACCCCAAGCCGGACGGGGTGCTGACCTTCGACCGTCTGTCGTCGGTGTTCATCTCGAACACCAACCACGAGGAGAACCAGCCGGCGCACCTGACGCTGAAGGACCCGACGATCCCGATCCGGATCAACCTGCCGGACTATGACGCGCCGGAGCAGCGCTACTGCCCGGCCGGGGTGTACGAGATCGTGCGGGACGACTCGGGCGCCAACCCGAGGCTCCAGATCAACGCGCAGAACTGCGTCCACTGCAAGACCTGCGACATCAAGGACCCGACCCAGAACATCAACTGGGTCGTCCCGGAGGGCGGCGGCGGGCCCAACTACCCGAACATGTAG
- a CDS encoding ABC transporter ATP-binding protein, translated as MPDTNMLEVENLRAGYGAINILWDLSLTVPEGRTTVIVGPNGAGKTTLLRAVMGLVKPTKGDIRLQGRSTAGRPTWDIVHDGVVMIPEGRMVFRDMTVEDNLLMGAFPRPCRARAKQNLAMVFDLFPRLAERRNQPAGSLSGGEAQMVAMGRGLMEEPKVVLIDEPSLGLAPVIVDEIFRIIARLKQEGRTIVLVEQNTHRALAVADHVYLMQGGRVALSEPASAVNLDRLHDLYFAAEAAPA; from the coding sequence ATGCCTGACACCAACATGCTCGAAGTCGAGAACCTCCGCGCCGGCTACGGCGCCATCAATATCCTGTGGGACCTGTCCCTGACCGTTCCCGAGGGCCGGACCACCGTCATCGTCGGCCCCAACGGCGCCGGCAAGACGACGCTGCTGCGCGCCGTCATGGGCCTGGTCAAGCCGACCAAGGGCGACATCCGCCTCCAGGGCAGGTCCACCGCCGGCCGGCCCACCTGGGACATCGTGCATGACGGCGTCGTCATGATCCCGGAAGGCCGGATGGTCTTCCGCGACATGACGGTGGAGGACAACCTGCTGATGGGCGCCTTCCCCCGCCCGTGCCGCGCCCGCGCCAAACAGAACCTGGCGATGGTGTTCGACCTGTTCCCCCGCTTGGCCGAGCGCCGCAACCAGCCCGCCGGGTCGCTGTCGGGCGGGGAGGCGCAGATGGTCGCCATGGGCCGCGGCCTGATGGAGGAACCCAAGGTCGTCCTGATCGACGAGCCCTCGCTGGGCCTCGCCCCGGTCATCGTGGACGAGATCTTCAGGATCATCGCCCGCCTCAAGCAGGAAGGCCGGACGATCGTCCTGGTGGAGCAGAACACCCACCGCGCCCTGGCCGTGGCCGACCATGTCTACCTGATGCAGGGCGGCCGCGTCGCGCTGTCGGAGCCGGCCTCCGCCGTGAACCTCGACCGCCTGCACGACCTCTATTTCGCCGCCGAAGCCGCGCCCGCCTGA
- a CDS encoding ABC transporter ATP-binding protein, which yields MLLRLEDITVRFGGITALTGVNLQVEDNSVVGLVGPNGAGKTTLFNVISGLVRPTGGTARFGDTDLVKGRIHERARAGIGRTFQIPQPLHELTVRENLVVAQRFGAGKSDPARIAEILDFLNLTHKADAHAATDLALSEQKALEVGKALATEPKLLMLDEVLAGLETSGKRAFMGMLARLHREWRLAMIVIEHDIETISRLCQRCVVLNFGKVIADGTPDAVFRDAEVRRSYTGTGADHA from the coding sequence ATGCTGCTGCGGCTTGAGGACATCACCGTCCGCTTCGGCGGCATCACCGCCCTGACCGGGGTCAATCTCCAGGTCGAGGACAACAGCGTCGTCGGCCTGGTCGGCCCCAACGGCGCCGGCAAGACCACCCTGTTCAACGTGATCTCCGGCCTGGTCCGCCCGACCGGGGGCACCGCCCGCTTCGGCGACACCGACTTGGTCAAGGGCAGGATCCACGAGCGCGCCCGCGCCGGCATCGGCCGCACCTTCCAGATCCCGCAGCCGCTGCACGAGCTGACGGTGCGCGAGAACCTGGTGGTCGCCCAGCGCTTCGGCGCCGGCAAGTCCGACCCGGCGCGCATCGCGGAGATCCTGGATTTCCTGAACCTGACCCACAAGGCCGACGCCCACGCCGCCACCGACCTGGCGCTGAGCGAGCAGAAGGCGCTGGAGGTCGGCAAGGCGCTCGCCACCGAGCCTAAGCTGCTGATGCTGGACGAGGTCCTGGCCGGGCTGGAGACCAGCGGCAAGCGCGCCTTCATGGGGATGCTGGCCCGCCTGCACCGGGAATGGCGCCTCGCCATGATCGTGATCGAGCACGACATCGAGACGATCTCCCGCCTGTGCCAGCGCTGCGTCGTGCTGAACTTCGGCAAGGTGATCGCCGACGGCACGCCGGACGCCGTCTTCCGCGACGCGGAAGTCCGCCGCAGCTATACCGGAACCGGAGCCGACCATGCCTGA
- a CDS encoding branched-chain amino acid ABC transporter permease codes for MRALPYVVIAACYAVVPFALGGNDYIMSLVVAALTLAGIALSWALLGNLGGMVSFGHAAFFGVGAYTSAILAKDMGMPVFLAMLAGGIGAALVSVVTMPALRLRGPYFALAILAYAQIFRILANEMTWLTGGAGGILSIPPLPTVFGFDFSGKTGAYLVILTLLVLGVLAYKLIRDSYWGLALKAMHDSEDATRVIGVPSTLLKAAMLVVSAFMAGVVGAFNAHVIGFLEPDYAFAGTWSVIPVVAAIFGGYRTLSGPILGALVIYLLDQLLFKNLMPQGHQIMFGVLLGAMILFSPSGLLPLLTRPFARSRSKATTTPTSEKRHAAAA; via the coding sequence ATGCGCGCACTTCCTTACGTCGTCATCGCGGCCTGCTACGCGGTCGTCCCGTTCGCCCTGGGCGGCAACGACTATATCATGAGCCTCGTGGTGGCGGCATTGACCCTGGCCGGCATCGCCCTGTCCTGGGCGCTGCTCGGCAACCTGGGCGGCATGGTCAGCTTCGGGCACGCCGCCTTCTTCGGCGTCGGCGCCTATACCTCGGCCATCCTCGCCAAGGATATGGGGATGCCGGTCTTCCTGGCGATGCTGGCGGGCGGCATCGGTGCCGCCCTGGTCTCCGTCGTGACCATGCCGGCGCTGCGGCTGCGCGGCCCTTACTTCGCGCTGGCGATCCTGGCCTATGCCCAGATCTTCCGGATCCTGGCGAACGAGATGACCTGGCTGACCGGCGGGGCGGGGGGCATCCTCAGCATCCCGCCGCTGCCCACCGTCTTCGGCTTCGACTTCTCCGGCAAGACCGGCGCCTATCTGGTGATCCTGACGCTGCTGGTCCTGGGCGTTCTGGCCTACAAGCTGATCCGCGACAGTTACTGGGGCCTGGCGCTGAAGGCGATGCACGACAGCGAGGACGCGACCCGCGTGATCGGCGTTCCCAGCACCCTGCTGAAGGCCGCGATGCTGGTGGTCTCCGCCTTCATGGCCGGCGTGGTCGGCGCCTTCAACGCCCATGTCATCGGCTTCCTGGAACCCGACTACGCCTTCGCGGGCACCTGGTCGGTCATCCCCGTGGTGGCCGCGATCTTCGGCGGTTACCGCACCCTGTCCGGCCCGATCCTGGGAGCGCTGGTGATCTATCTGCTGGACCAGCTGCTGTTCAAGAACCTGATGCCCCAGGGCCACCAGATCATGTTCGGCGTGCTGCTGGGCGCCATGATCCTGTTCAGCCCGTCCGGCCTGCTGCCGCTCCTGACGCGCCCCTTCGCCCGCTCCCGGAGCAAGGCCACCACCACCCCCACCTCGGAGAAGCGCCATGCTGCTGCGGCTTGA
- a CDS encoding branched-chain amino acid ABC transporter permease has product MFELVLQSLYAGLLAGGYYALIALGLTLIFGTMKVINLAHGEMVLLAAYIAYTAESVYGMNPVIAIPFAVLVVVLTSVAVYGLVSRIRQDRELNSLILTFGIGIVLTNFVLMVWSADIRSTNVPWFNEPVVIAGTLYSTSAQVLFFLSGVALTAALWWWLNRSWYGRSLRAVASNRNAAMLMGVNPRTTEVISFVIAGLLAGIAGIAIYTVTVIHPDLGHHLTIKAFVITVLAGLGSIPGVLLGAMLIGVAEYLTITLASSALQELTGMVLFLLVLFIRPSGLFGSRGRVG; this is encoded by the coding sequence ATGTTCGAACTCGTCCTGCAATCCCTCTATGCGGGATTGCTTGCCGGGGGCTATTACGCCCTGATTGCCCTCGGCCTCACCCTGATCTTCGGCACCATGAAGGTGATCAACCTCGCCCACGGCGAGATGGTGCTGCTGGCCGCCTACATCGCCTATACCGCCGAGAGCGTCTACGGCATGAACCCGGTCATCGCGATCCCTTTCGCGGTCCTGGTCGTCGTGCTCACCTCCGTCGCGGTCTACGGGCTGGTCAGCCGCATCCGCCAGGACCGGGAGCTGAACTCGCTGATCCTGACGTTCGGCATCGGCATCGTGCTGACCAACTTCGTCCTGATGGTCTGGTCGGCCGACATCCGCTCGACCAACGTGCCCTGGTTCAACGAACCCGTGGTGATCGCGGGCACGCTCTACAGCACCAGCGCGCAGGTGCTGTTCTTCCTGTCCGGCGTGGCCCTGACCGCCGCCCTGTGGTGGTGGCTGAACCGGAGCTGGTACGGCCGGTCGCTCCGCGCCGTCGCGTCCAACCGCAACGCCGCCATGCTGATGGGCGTCAACCCGCGCACGACCGAGGTGATCTCCTTCGTGATCGCCGGCCTGCTGGCGGGCATCGCCGGAATCGCGATCTACACCGTCACGGTGATCCATCCCGACCTGGGTCACCACCTGACCATCAAGGCCTTCGTCATCACCGTGCTGGCCGGCCTGGGCTCGATCCCCGGCGTGCTGCTGGGCGCCATGCTGATCGGCGTCGCGGAGTACCTGACCATCACCCTCGCCAGCTCCGCCTTGCAGGAACTGACCGGCATGGTGCTGTTCCTGCTCGTCCTGTTCATCCGGCCCTCGGGCCTGTTCGGTTCCCGCGGGAGGGTCGGCTGA